Proteins from a genomic interval of Providencia stuartii:
- a CDS encoding fimbrial protein has translation MAGPDGVDQPIRVPFGEVGITKVNGENYRQDFTLTLSCGTGLGNAVALYLEYRGMVAESFDNKALQASQTGLGVRLYHQGVVIPPNTGTPITMSDNGVATLPLYAVPVKDTDPSAMLYEGNFTATASVEMNYP, from the coding sequence GTGGCGGGGCCGGACGGGGTTGACCAGCCGATCCGCGTGCCGTTTGGCGAGGTGGGGATCACCAAGGTTAATGGCGAAAACTATCGCCAAGACTTTACCTTGACGCTGAGTTGCGGAACAGGGCTTGGGAATGCCGTGGCGTTATATCTTGAGTATCGCGGGATGGTCGCGGAGAGTTTTGATAATAAAGCCTTGCAAGCTAGTCAGACCGGGTTGGGGGTTCGATTATACCATCAAGGGGTCGTCATACCACCTAACACAGGGACACCGATAACGATGTCGGATAATGGCGTTGCAACTTTACCCTTGTATGCGGTGCCAGTGAAGGATACTGACCCGTCTGCAATGTTATATGAAGGGAATTTTACCGCGACGGCCAGTGTGGAGATGAATTACCCATGA
- a CDS encoding fimbrial protein, with the protein MSAILWCCSFLPSVAQAANSNDIQYSGTLIALPCTVDPNYENFGVDFGGNINSKDLLNGQRRYSKEDIQFHLTDCDTSLGNSIAVKFSGVSTTDNGLLNVDAGSQASGIAIGLETPSGVALPINNTQVEPLMPIKKGDMTIRLRSYIQAVEDATVESIQPGFFTATLTYMLIYQ; encoded by the coding sequence ATGAGTGCAATACTGTGGTGTTGCAGTTTTCTACCGTCAGTGGCTCAGGCGGCGAACAGTAATGATATTCAGTACAGTGGAACGTTGATTGCGTTGCCGTGCACGGTTGACCCGAATTATGAGAACTTCGGAGTTGACTTTGGGGGCAATATTAATTCAAAGGATTTGCTGAATGGACAACGTCGTTATAGCAAGGAAGACATCCAATTTCATTTGACGGATTGTGATACTTCTTTGGGAAATAGTATTGCAGTGAAATTTAGCGGTGTTTCGACGACCGACAATGGATTACTGAATGTGGATGCTGGAAGTCAGGCTAGTGGGATTGCGATAGGTCTTGAAACCCCGAGTGGTGTAGCGTTACCCATTAATAACACTCAGGTAGAGCCTTTAATGCCGATAAAAAAAGGGGATATGACGATACGGTTACGGTCATATATACAGGCAGTGGAAGACGCAACGGTAGAGAGCATTCAGCCGGGTTTTTTTACGGCGACGCTGACGTATATGTTGATATATCAGTGA